One Seleniivibrio woodruffii DNA window includes the following coding sequences:
- a CDS encoding helix-turn-helix domain-containing protein, with amino-acid sequence MLGDKIRKLIKRKGIKQIDVCRAVGLSPSRLSNYLSGSREPDLETLSRVARFLEVKLDYFAYGDNIKNTKEIGENIKKMREKRGFSKGDLAAVAKLDVQLLSRLELGYGEFERDLIENLAGCLTCKVSDLIGEEEGYSMDLATSVAAESEAVLYEPEAPVIRFNLNDVEDGRCEKEKGAVWIAVNDGRFAPKVNESDILYVEKINLNELADREPVLYFDGTSLKYMRAFVSADKVLFAPEVGAGEPVIHSKDAEIPADSRVYKIHWHAVKY; translated from the coding sequence ATGTTGGGAGATAAGATTCGAAAACTGATTAAAAGGAAGGGAATTAAGCAGATAGACGTTTGTCGCGCTGTCGGCCTTTCACCTTCCAGACTTTCAAACTATCTAAGCGGTAGCAGGGAACCCGATCTTGAGACACTCTCCAGAGTTGCCAGATTTCTGGAAGTGAAGCTGGATTATTTCGCTTATGGTGATAATATCAAAAACACCAAAGAGATCGGGGAAAATATCAAAAAAATGAGAGAAAAAAGAGGATTTTCCAAAGGCGATCTGGCTGCTGTCGCGAAACTTGATGTTCAGCTTCTTTCAAGGCTTGAACTCGGGTATGGTGAGTTTGAGAGAGATTTAATCGAAAATCTCGCAGGATGTCTTACTTGCAAAGTTTCGGATCTGATCGGGGAAGAAGAGGGATATTCGATGGACCTCGCCACCTCTGTTGCAGCAGAGTCAGAAGCGGTTCTGTATGAGCCTGAAGCACCCGTTATCAGATTTAACCTTAACGATGTCGAAGACGGCAGATGTGAGAAGGAAAAAGGTGCGGTGTGGATCGCCGTTAATGACGGAAGATTCGCTCCGAAAGTCAACGAATCAGATATTCTGTACGTTGAAAAGATCAATCTGAACGAACTGGCGGACAGGGAACCTGTTCTCTATTTCGACGGAACATCGCTCAAATATATGCGAGCGTTTGTTTCTGCTGACAAAGTGCTTTTTGCGCCGGAAGTCGGAGCGGGCGAACCCGTTATCCACTCAAAAGACGCAGAAATCCCCGCTGACAGCCGGGTTTATAAAATCCACTGGCATGCGGTTAAGTATTAG
- a CDS encoding DUF2062 domain-containing protein — protein MLERIRQKLKKILLLDYSPKRIAMSCALGVFIGFSPYVGLHTGMAMGTSFVCGLPLYPLLIGAYITNPFTLVPVYTVCYKFGVFVTGKHASMIPDFDKMDYTNLMHTAKTFFIPFFVGTHLLGLILGVITYILSYYLVTKYKSRVK, from the coding sequence ATGCTCGAACGGATAAGACAAAAGTTAAAAAAGATTCTGCTGCTGGACTACTCTCCGAAAAGGATTGCAATGTCCTGTGCTCTTGGGGTTTTCATCGGGTTTTCACCCTATGTCGGCCTGCACACAGGCATGGCCATGGGAACATCATTCGTTTGCGGCCTGCCGCTTTATCCGCTTCTCATCGGAGCATACATAACAAATCCGTTCACCCTTGTGCCTGTGTATACCGTCTGCTACAAGTTCGGAGTTTTTGTGACAGGCAAGCATGCATCAATGATCCCGGACTTCGACAAGATGGACTACACGAACCTGATGCATACTGCAAAGACTTTTTTTATCCCTTTTTTTGTGGGGACACATCTGCTGGGGTTGATTCTTGGCGTAATAACGTATATCCTATCCTATTACCTAGTAACAAAATATAAGAGCAGAGTCAAATAA
- a CDS encoding P-loop NTPase — protein sequence MAEIIAVASGKGGVGKSFFSSNLSMSLKTAGNETLLVDADLGGANLHDFVGLKVPGKGLYEFLKEKIDIGSVIAQSPAGVDFVGGSSDVLGMAHITNFEKLKVLNRIKKLDYKYIILDLGAGTSFNMIDFFNFADKKIMIMNSEPTSLENSYGFLKVALYRKIELHLRKDTKYSDICNKLRSKSMNYPNINTILHALSEVDPAGSDEIKRMVDDYKIGTVLNLVRTRKELNVFYGFENVTKKYLGINIEKLGFMPYDISVSESIKLMRPYYINNMRSDVAKCIDDIRSHILTKL from the coding sequence ATGGCTGAAATTATAGCGGTTGCCAGCGGAAAAGGCGGCGTTGGAAAAAGTTTTTTCTCGTCCAACCTCTCAATGTCCCTTAAGACCGCAGGGAACGAAACCCTGCTGGTTGATGCGGATCTGGGCGGAGCGAACCTGCACGACTTTGTAGGGCTTAAGGTGCCCGGAAAGGGACTTTACGAATTTCTGAAAGAGAAGATAGACATCGGCTCGGTTATAGCACAAAGCCCCGCCGGTGTTGATTTCGTGGGCGGTTCCAGCGATGTTCTGGGCATGGCTCACATAACGAACTTCGAAAAGCTCAAGGTTTTAAACAGAATCAAGAAACTCGACTATAAATACATAATCCTCGATCTCGGCGCCGGAACAAGTTTCAATATGATAGATTTCTTCAACTTTGCCGATAAGAAGATTATGATAATGAACTCCGAGCCCACCAGCCTGGAGAACTCATACGGTTTCCTCAAGGTTGCTCTCTACCGCAAGATAGAGCTGCATCTGCGCAAGGACACCAAATACAGCGACATATGCAACAAGCTGCGCAGCAAGAGCATGAACTATCCGAATATCAACACTATTCTCCATGCCCTGTCCGAGGTTGACCCCGCCGGAAGCGACGAAATTAAGCGGATGGTGGACGATTATAAGATAGGCACGGTGCTTAATCTGGTGCGCACAAGAAAAGAATTGAATGTTTTTTACGGTTTTGAGAATGTTACTAAAAAATATCTCGGCATAAATATTGAAAAATTAGGATTTATGCCCTATGATATTAGCGTCAGCGAAAGTATCAAGCTGATGCGTCCTTATTATATAAACAACATGAGAAGCGACGTGGCCAAGTGCATTGATGACATCAGAAGCCACATCCTAACTAAGCTTTGA
- a CDS encoding chemotaxis protein CheW encodes MSNLQPVRDLEYGDVNHSDDLEVIQLVGLKLGEEEYAIDVLKIQEIIRTVDITSVPRTDSFVLGVMNLRGKVIPVIDLRVRFSLDKMDFDKETRIIVVKFETENIGFVVDEVTEVIRINKKMVEPTPPLVGSVGQEYILGICKYADRLIILLDIDSVIADGKTVLDSNLKKSLLGQPALPSQESNFNKVAAAVEKEFESKENYSPAAIEADEDIFEESDEEAPAGDLSIDDLIALELNKREQETDELNKKKEEGKKKPEIVQDSMDDILNDALNQSENSMQSTTGHVEQDELDFLIQQELTKREKETEELNKKKNLADMTGQACEVKPAQVPSIELSEDDIDKLMEAELAAQELAEKKSSKISVKDEMIEEPAAEEISAGDGQFDIPEDLAAEFGLDDISLPEEAQEEEFTLPEPIEQEMGDEIIGKGIADKFTEDEELVDSVDDLLEQLKDIPSEPVAVDSVQAMKTAASPFNEQESFEKLKTLSKKIIDGEKVDLGISIKQEVSELLRLILDTKGRVDEIEPTLITSREQIPTLVKSLENVTESTEEATLGLMEAADGLTGHYQEFLDEIEDLEDLMYKKDQAAILKKLEALENSAAMADTMGMNILHSLEFQDITEQKLRKVINAVREIGGRLGAILGFIKLKQEVDPTTVEDASQDDIDKLLAEFGLN; translated from the coding sequence ATGAGTAATCTTCAGCCTGTACGAGATCTGGAATACGGAGATGTGAACCACTCTGACGATCTGGAGGTTATCCAGCTGGTCGGCCTCAAGCTCGGCGAAGAGGAATATGCCATTGATGTTCTTAAGATTCAGGAGATAATCCGGACTGTGGACATCACCTCTGTTCCCCGCACCGACTCATTTGTCCTCGGGGTAATGAACCTCAGAGGCAAGGTTATCCCAGTTATAGACCTTCGTGTCCGTTTCTCTCTGGACAAGATGGATTTTGACAAGGAAACCAGAATCATCGTTGTTAAATTTGAAACGGAGAACATCGGCTTCGTTGTTGACGAAGTGACCGAAGTTATCCGCATTAATAAGAAAATGGTTGAACCCACCCCCCCTCTCGTAGGCTCTGTGGGGCAGGAATATATTTTAGGCATATGCAAGTACGCCGACAGACTCATAATCCTTCTGGATATCGACAGCGTTATTGCCGACGGCAAGACTGTTCTGGACAGCAACCTGAAAAAATCTCTCCTCGGTCAGCCTGCGCTGCCCTCTCAGGAGAGCAACTTCAACAAGGTTGCCGCAGCTGTTGAAAAAGAATTCGAATCAAAAGAAAACTATTCACCTGCCGCCATTGAAGCTGATGAGGATATCTTTGAAGAATCCGATGAAGAAGCTCCCGCAGGCGACCTTTCAATAGACGATCTCATAGCTCTTGAGCTTAATAAGCGTGAGCAGGAGACCGACGAACTGAACAAGAAGAAAGAGGAAGGAAAAAAAAAGCCTGAAATAGTTCAGGATTCAATGGATGACATCCTTAACGATGCCCTCAACCAGTCCGAGAACTCAATGCAGTCCACAACAGGACACGTTGAACAGGATGAGCTCGACTTTCTTATTCAGCAGGAACTGACAAAACGCGAAAAAGAGACCGAAGAGCTCAATAAAAAAAAAAATCTAGCTGACATGACAGGACAGGCCTGTGAAGTCAAGCCTGCCCAGGTTCCCAGCATAGAACTTTCTGAAGACGACATCGACAAGCTTATGGAGGCCGAACTGGCCGCTCAGGAGCTTGCAGAGAAAAAATCCTCAAAAATTTCCGTAAAAGATGAAATGATCGAAGAACCCGCCGCAGAGGAAATTTCCGCTGGAGACGGGCAGTTCGACATACCCGAAGACCTCGCCGCAGAGTTCGGTCTGGACGACATCTCTCTGCCCGAAGAAGCTCAGGAAGAGGAGTTCACCCTTCCCGAACCCATCGAACAGGAAATGGGCGACGAGATAATAGGAAAGGGCATTGCCGACAAGTTCACGGAAGACGAAGAGCTTGTGGACTCGGTGGACGATCTTCTGGAACAGCTGAAAGACATCCCATCAGAACCTGTGGCAGTTGACAGTGTGCAGGCCATGAAAACCGCCGCATCACCCTTCAACGAACAGGAGTCCTTTGAAAAACTGAAAACTCTCTCCAAAAAGATCATAGACGGCGAAAAAGTTGACCTCGGAATAAGCATAAAGCAGGAAGTTTCCGAGCTTCTCCGCCTTATTCTGGACACAAAAGGCCGTGTGGACGAGATCGAACCCACACTGATAACCTCCAGAGAACAGATCCCCACTCTTGTAAAATCCCTTGAAAATGTGACCGAATCCACAGAAGAGGCCACTCTGGGACTTATGGAGGCGGCGGACGGACTGACCGGCCACTATCAGGAGTTCCTTGACGAGATAGAGGATCTGGAAGACCTTATGTACAAAAAGGATCAGGCCGCAATCCTGAAAAAGCTGGAAGCCCTTGAAAACAGCGCCGCAATGGCCGACACAATGGGCATGAACATTCTGCACTCACTGGAATTTCAGGATATCACCGAGCAGAAACTTAGAAAAGTAATAAACGCTGTGCGTGAGATAGGCGGAAGGCTGGGCGCAATTCTCGGCTTCATAAAACTGAAGCAGGAGGTCGATCCCACTACAGTGGAAGATGCTTCTCAGGACGATATCGACAAGCTTCTTGCGGAGTTCGGACTGAACTGA
- a CDS encoding AMP-dependent synthetase/ligase: MANTDTRSVFRMFVEACGKYKKNTAFIYRVGGQELSVTYKKLLEDVFLLSRCFKSYGVEKGSKVLFISDNRYGWIVTDMALASLGAISIPRGSDTPPHEMKYITGHSEADFAIFETETVYENAQSDLLDEYYKSIFLIEGEDKDRPEGKVHTYNEMLADRTFTEDEMKEFCESNPTGIDETFTIIYTSGTTGHPKGVILSNRNVIYNLDMLPGLIALSEKDSWLSILPTWHIFERAAELLAITNGCCTVYSSVKTFAMDLEQYRPTIVATVPRVWESLYSKVQAALEKQSKFKLFMFQFLSRASASFNRHSRYLLGVNPEFEKTPLKQRLKEIGVSIAKVILLLPLKIIAMNKFKAVQAKFGGRLRLAVSGGGSLPGYLEDWLDAIGLRIVNAYGMTECAPAIAGRGLDCQVFGTLGRPVKGTKVRIVDESGREVPRGQEGEIQVKGPQVFSGYYNQPDENEKSFTPDGFFKTGDLGKLTFTGELKITGRIKDIIVLANGENIDPSRIESAITMLPFVKDAVLVGQDQKSLAALIIPDMEKLRDYMNNKLEHIRTDFDMNSKPVVDHVKKEINKLLSHKKGFKNHEKLHNLSFLEQEFKQGEELTNTLKKRRHFIEKRYKELISGLFKSNDNQ; this comes from the coding sequence ATGGCAAATACAGATACAAGATCAGTCTTCCGCATGTTTGTTGAAGCCTGCGGAAAGTACAAAAAAAACACTGCTTTTATCTACCGTGTGGGCGGTCAGGAGCTTTCTGTTACATACAAAAAACTCCTGGAGGACGTGTTTCTTCTCTCCCGCTGCTTCAAAAGTTACGGGGTTGAAAAGGGAAGCAAGGTTCTTTTCATTTCCGACAACCGCTACGGCTGGATAGTCACAGACATGGCTCTGGCATCTCTTGGTGCCATCAGCATTCCCAGAGGAAGCGATACCCCTCCCCACGAAATGAAATACATAACAGGTCACTCAGAAGCTGACTTTGCAATTTTTGAGACAGAGACCGTCTATGAAAATGCGCAGTCGGATCTTCTGGACGAATACTATAAAAGCATCTTCCTGATAGAAGGCGAAGACAAAGACCGCCCCGAAGGCAAGGTGCACACGTATAACGAAATGCTGGCCGACAGAACCTTCACCGAAGATGAGATGAAGGAGTTCTGCGAGTCCAACCCCACAGGAATAGACGAAACTTTCACCATAATCTATACATCAGGCACAACAGGCCATCCCAAAGGGGTCATCCTGTCCAACAGGAACGTCATATATAACCTTGACATGCTCCCCGGCCTTATAGCCCTTTCCGAAAAGGACAGCTGGCTCTCAATTCTGCCCACATGGCACATTTTTGAGCGTGCGGCCGAGCTTCTGGCAATCACAAACGGATGCTGCACAGTCTATTCATCGGTGAAGACCTTTGCTATGGATCTTGAGCAGTACAGACCCACCATCGTGGCCACAGTGCCCCGTGTGTGGGAATCGCTCTATTCAAAGGTTCAGGCGGCGCTGGAAAAGCAGTCCAAGTTCAAGCTGTTCATGTTCCAGTTTCTGTCCCGTGCATCGGCATCATTCAACAGACATTCCAGATATCTTCTGGGAGTCAACCCCGAATTCGAAAAGACACCTTTAAAACAAAGACTTAAAGAGATAGGCGTATCTATTGCCAAAGTAATACTTCTCCTGCCCCTCAAGATAATTGCCATGAACAAGTTCAAAGCTGTTCAGGCAAAATTCGGCGGAAGGCTCAGACTGGCTGTCAGCGGCGGCGGAAGCCTGCCCGGCTACCTTGAGGACTGGCTGGATGCCATCGGCCTTCGAATCGTGAACGCATACGGAATGACAGAGTGCGCCCCCGCCATCGCAGGAAGGGGTCTGGACTGTCAGGTTTTCGGAACGCTAGGACGCCCCGTTAAAGGCACAAAAGTCCGCATTGTTGACGAAAGCGGCAGAGAGGTTCCCAGAGGTCAGGAGGGCGAGATTCAGGTCAAGGGTCCGCAGGTTTTCAGCGGATACTACAACCAACCCGACGAGAACGAAAAATCCTTCACGCCGGACGGCTTTTTCAAAACAGGAGATCTGGGAAAACTCACTTTCACCGGAGAACTGAAGATTACCGGCCGCATCAAGGACATCATTGTCCTTGCCAACGGCGAAAACATAGACCCTTCGAGAATCGAATCCGCCATAACCATGCTCCCCTTTGTCAAGGACGCAGTTCTGGTGGGTCAGGATCAGAAGAGCCTTGCGGCTCTTATCATTCCCGATATGGAGAAGCTCAGGGACTACATGAACAACAAACTGGAACATATCCGCACCGACTTCGACATGAACTCGAAACCCGTTGTTGATCATGTTAAGAAGGAGATAAACAAACTCCTTTCCCACAAAAAAGGCTTTAAAAACCATGAAAAACTGCACAACCTCTCATTTCTTGAGCAGGAGTTCAAACAGGGCGAGGAACTGACCAACACCCTGAAAAAGCGCAGGCATTTCATTGAAAAGCGTTACAAAGAGCTTATCTCGGGACTTTTTAAATCAAATGACAACCAGTAA
- a CDS encoding YgiQ family radical SAM protein — MTTSKNFLPVTAEEISALGWDRPDIILVSGDTYLDSPYNGTAIIGRLLQDEGYRVAIIAQPDMNTADIARLGEPKLFWGVSAGCVDSMVANYTASKKKRRTDDFTPGGENDRRPDRALLAYTNLIRRHFKNTKPIVLGGIEASLRRVTHYDFWSDGLRKPILFDAKADYLVYGMGEKTILELAEALKNGSDTTGIRGLCYYAKEIPAGYAELPSHEECTEDKDVFTKMFHTFYQNNDPITAKGLAQRVDTRYLIQNPPSQTPSRIEMNRYYELPYTYRVHPFYAAQGPVRALDTIRNSVTTHRGCYGECSFCAIAVHQGITIAERTEASVLKEVQRFIDAEGFNGIINDVGGPTANMFGMECRKKKDHGRCANKRCLYPQKCPQMPSDHRKLNSLLNSIRKTEGIKRVFVASGIRYDIIMDDKAFGGQYLDNMVNFHVSGQMKIAPEHMKDNILGLMGKPSADVLKKFVEDFYKRNKVRQQFLTYYLIAAHPGCTVQDMEDLKKFTSKELKINPEQVQIFTPTPSTYSSLMYYTEKNPFTGESIFVEKDPNRRKIQKDIIAPPEEKKPVKTVPYPFAKKKKGSNRPKG, encoded by the coding sequence ATGACAACCAGTAAAAATTTTCTCCCCGTCACCGCAGAGGAGATCTCTGCGCTGGGATGGGACAGACCTGATATTATACTTGTGTCCGGAGACACCTATCTGGACAGCCCCTACAACGGAACGGCCATCATAGGCCGCCTGCTTCAGGACGAGGGCTACCGTGTGGCTATCATAGCACAGCCTGATATGAACACTGCGGACATCGCACGTCTGGGCGAACCGAAGCTCTTCTGGGGAGTTTCCGCCGGATGCGTCGACTCAATGGTGGCAAACTACACAGCCTCCAAGAAAAAGCGCAGAACAGACGATTTCACCCCCGGCGGCGAAAACGACAGACGCCCCGACAGAGCACTGCTGGCCTACACCAACCTGATACGCAGACACTTTAAAAATACAAAACCGATAGTTCTGGGCGGCATAGAGGCCAGTCTGCGCAGAGTCACCCATTACGACTTCTGGTCGGACGGACTGCGCAAACCGATACTGTTTGATGCAAAAGCGGACTATCTTGTCTACGGAATGGGCGAAAAGACCATTCTGGAGCTTGCCGAAGCTCTTAAAAACGGTTCGGACACAACAGGAATAAGGGGGCTGTGCTACTACGCCAAAGAGATCCCCGCAGGATATGCCGAGCTGCCCTCTCACGAGGAATGCACAGAAGACAAAGACGTTTTCACCAAAATGTTCCATACATTTTATCAGAATAACGATCCCATAACGGCCAAAGGGCTGGCGCAAAGGGTTGACACAAGATACCTGATACAGAACCCGCCTTCACAGACGCCCAGCCGCATCGAGATGAACAGATACTACGAACTGCCGTACACCTACAGAGTGCACCCGTTCTACGCCGCACAGGGGCCTGTGCGTGCTCTGGACACAATCCGCAACTCGGTGACCACCCACAGAGGATGCTACGGTGAGTGCAGTTTCTGCGCAATAGCCGTACATCAGGGAATAACGATAGCAGAACGGACTGAGGCCTCTGTCCTTAAAGAAGTCCAGCGGTTCATAGATGCAGAAGGGTTCAACGGCATCATAAACGATGTTGGCGGCCCCACGGCAAACATGTTCGGCATGGAATGCCGCAAGAAAAAAGATCACGGCAGATGTGCAAACAAGCGATGCCTCTATCCGCAGAAATGCCCCCAGATGCCTTCCGATCACAGAAAGCTGAACAGCCTTCTGAACAGCATCCGGAAAACTGAAGGGATAAAGCGTGTTTTTGTGGCATCAGGAATCAGATACGACATAATAATGGACGACAAGGCATTCGGCGGTCAATATCTTGACAACATGGTCAATTTCCATGTCAGCGGTCAGATGAAGATTGCGCCGGAACACATGAAGGACAACATCCTCGGACTGATGGGCAAACCCTCGGCGGACGTGCTGAAAAAGTTCGTGGAGGATTTTTATAAGCGGAACAAGGTCAGACAGCAGTTCCTCACCTATTATCTGATTGCGGCGCATCCCGGCTGCACTGTGCAGGATATGGAGGATCTGAAAAAATTCACCTCAAAGGAACTCAAGATAAACCCGGAGCAGGTGCAGATATTCACCCCCACACCGTCAACCTATTCGTCTTTAATGTATTACACTGAAAAAAACCCTTTCACAGGGGAAAGCATTTTTGTGGAAAAAGATCCCAACAGGCGCAAAATCCAGAAGGATATCATCGCTCCGCCGGAAGAGAAAAAACCTGTGAAAACAGTACCCTATCCCTTCGCTAAAAAGAAAAAGGGCTCTAATCGCCCAAAAGGATAA
- the mazF gene encoding endoribonuclease MazF gives MVKGYVPAKGDIVWLDFNPQSGHEQKGHRPAIVVSGEEYNRKTGLALMCPVTSRVKGYVFEVSINHDGINGVVLSDQVKSLDWKVRNASFIAKADDKELEAVLRNISVILLGD, from the coding sequence ATGGTAAAGGGGTATGTGCCTGCGAAGGGTGATATCGTCTGGCTTGATTTTAACCCGCAGTCCGGACACGAACAGAAGGGGCATAGGCCGGCAATTGTTGTTTCCGGAGAAGAATATAACCGAAAGACAGGTCTGGCTCTCATGTGTCCTGTCACCAGCAGAGTGAAAGGATATGTTTTCGAAGTTTCAATAAATCATGACGGTATAAATGGTGTGGTGCTGTCGGATCAGGTTAAAAGCCTTGACTGGAAAGTCAGAAATGCCTCATTCATAGCTAAAGCCGATGATAAGGAGCTTGAGGCAGTCCTGAGAAACATATCGGTTATCCTTTTGGGCGATTAG
- a CDS encoding ChaN family lipoprotein: MKRLLILLILVTSAISASAATLVKAKADMANSVISGTVDGKPFSYTLKGTDGTYIIYDDWFGEPKDDSYTLELTLPEGYVALAESDKAEKTKYGWKFTLKNANHGMVLAISDKWQIKSEIVNGVEVALYFSKANMQYSGAYMARIKELLALYTDMFGKYPYGRFAVADVPYPVGHALVSLTFISEKIIPMPFLTRTSLGHELLHQWLGVAVDTKDGNWAEALTTYLADRLYDEKDGKGIEYRKAAIINVMQNARQKEEGTALKDFVYNKDRASQAVGYSKGMMVFSMLDDMLGDDFNKGLKRLYSKYKYKKADWNDVRKVFEDVSDRKLDKYFDGWLNETAIADFDAKDVSFKAVNDGYETSFILKNKYENLNYPLEVIVKTEKSDTVFTKYIDAKEVNFSIKTKDRPVELVIDPNYKTARILERTELYPALYAMWSKYPKAVFVSDKNKTKYASVLKMIDNAEVYNDTVNPYQYNDKIIIFLDADNAAFRKYYGVNAPFIKPEFAVLSSLHPLHSDRMSYIIHADDAETAAANFPRVTHYGKYSSVVSENGRLRPVMDQSVQGERFRLYDDRQGERVQSAISIKTIIDENPYARVFYVGETHTDFAHHENQLEFIRRLNEAGKKIAVGLEMIQKPFQPVLDDYLSGKITEREMLEKTEYYTRWKYDYRLYAPIFRYAKENRIPLVALNTPQEITKKISSGGIKSLTDEELKQIPETIEYTGGEYRDGLYKIFNMHPMGRDFENFYEAQIVWDETMADSAYKYMTANPDRLFVLLAGNGHIRNRTSIPERLFRRNLMNYVAVVQDEDNKPGVADYILYPQETDYDASPMLGVGIDDKDGKLKVADVSDKSAAQTAGVLKDDIIVSFNRVTVGGLQTLKLELLYAEKGREYELVVLRKDKEETLKIKF; this comes from the coding sequence ATGAAAAGACTGCTGATTTTGTTAATCCTTGTCACATCAGCTATTTCTGCCAGTGCCGCCACTCTGGTCAAGGCGAAGGCGGACATGGCCAACTCTGTGATCTCAGGCACTGTGGACGGTAAACCTTTCAGTTATACTCTGAAAGGGACAGACGGCACCTATATAATCTATGACGACTGGTTCGGCGAACCGAAGGACGACAGCTATACGCTGGAACTGACACTGCCTGAGGGCTACGTTGCCCTTGCCGAGAGCGACAAGGCGGAAAAGACCAAATACGGCTGGAAATTCACCCTGAAAAATGCAAATCACGGAATGGTTCTGGCCATCTCCGACAAATGGCAGATAAAGTCCGAAATTGTGAACGGAGTGGAGGTCGCACTCTATTTCAGCAAGGCGAACATGCAGTACTCCGGCGCATACATGGCACGCATAAAGGAACTGCTTGCTCTCTATACGGATATGTTCGGAAAATATCCCTACGGCAGGTTTGCCGTTGCAGACGTTCCCTACCCCGTGGGGCATGCGCTGGTATCGCTGACGTTTATCTCCGAAAAAATAATCCCCATGCCCTTCCTTACCCGGACATCGCTTGGGCACGAACTTCTTCACCAATGGCTGGGCGTTGCTGTGGACACCAAAGACGGCAACTGGGCGGAGGCACTGACAACCTATCTGGCTGACAGGCTGTATGACGAGAAGGACGGCAAGGGTATTGAATACCGCAAGGCGGCCATAATAAACGTCATGCAGAACGCCAGACAGAAAGAGGAGGGTACGGCTCTGAAAGACTTTGTCTATAACAAAGACAGGGCAAGTCAGGCTGTGGGCTATTCCAAAGGGATGATGGTCTTTTCCATGCTGGATGATATGCTCGGCGATGATTTCAACAAAGGGCTGAAAAGGCTCTACTCGAAGTATAAATACAAAAAAGCTGACTGGAATGATGTCAGAAAGGTATTCGAGGACGTATCAGACCGGAAACTGGACAAATATTTTGACGGCTGGCTTAACGAAACCGCCATTGCGGACTTTGATGCAAAGGACGTATCTTTCAAAGCTGTCAATGATGGTTATGAAACATCGTTCATTTTGAAAAACAAGTATGAAAACCTTAACTATCCTCTGGAAGTAATTGTTAAAACAGAAAAATCAGACACGGTTTTTACGAAATATATCGATGCGAAAGAAGTGAATTTCAGCATCAAAACCAAAGATAGACCCGTTGAACTGGTGATAGATCCCAACTATAAAACAGCCCGAATCCTTGAGAGAACAGAGCTTTATCCGGCTCTCTATGCAATGTGGAGCAAATATCCCAAGGCTGTTTTTGTCAGTGATAAAAATAAAACAAAATACGCAAGCGTTTTAAAGATGATAGATAATGCCGAGGTTTATAATGATACTGTAAATCCTTATCAGTATAACGATAAAATAATTATTTTTCTTGATGCCGACAACGCCGCATTCAGGAAATATTACGGGGTTAACGCTCCTTTCATAAAACCCGAATTTGCCGTGTTGTCCTCTCTCCATCCGCTTCACAGCGACAGGATGTCATACATAATCCATGCGGACGATGCGGAAACGGCGGCGGCTAACTTCCCCAGAGTGACCCACTACGGAAAATACTCCTCAGTGGTGAGCGAAAACGGCAGGCTGAGGCCTGTCATGGATCAGTCGGTGCAGGGAGAGCGGTTCAGACTTTATGACGACAGACAGGGGGAGCGTGTGCAGTCGGCGATCAGCATTAAAACCATTATAGATGAAAACCCTTATGCGAGAGTGTTCTATGTCGGCGAGACCCATACGGATTTTGCCCACCATGAGAACCAGCTGGAGTTTATCCGCAGGCTGAACGAAGCGGGGAAAAAGATTGCCGTTGGGCTTGAGATGATACAGAAGCCTTTTCAGCCTGTACTTGACGACTATCTGTCAGGCAAAATAACCGAGCGGGAAATGCTTGAGAAAACTGAATATTATACCCGCTGGAAGTATGACTACAGGCTTTATGCGCCGATCTTCCGCTATGCGAAGGAGAACCGCATTCCTCTGGTTGCGCTGAACACACCGCAGGAGATAACCAAAAAAATATCATCAGGCGGAATAAAGTCCCTTACTGATGAAGAGCTTAAACAGATACCTGAAACGATTGAATATACCGGCGGCGAATACCGTGACGGACTTTATAAAATATTCAATATGCACCCCATGGGCAGGGATTTTGAGAATTTCTACGAGGCTCAGATAGTGTGGGATGAGACAATGGCGGACAGCGCATATAAATATATGACGGCTAACCCCGACAGACTTTTTGTTCTCCTTGCCGGCAACGGGCATATTCGCAACAGGACTTCCATCCCCGAACGGCTGTTTCGCAGAAACCTGATGAACTATGTTGCTGTTGTTCAGGACGAGGACAATAAGCCCGGAGTGGCCGACTACATCCTCTATCCGCAGGAGACTGACTACGATGCATCGCCCATGCTGGGCGTTGGTATAGACGATAAGGACGGAAAGCTGAAAGTTGCCGATGTCAGCGACAAATCGGCGGCGCAGACGGCGGGCGTTCTGAAGGATGATATTATAGTGTCGTTCAACAGGGTTACTGTTGGTGGACTGCAAACCCTTAAGCTGGAACTTCTGTACGCCGAAAAGGGCAGGGAGTACGAGTTAGTGGTTCTGCGAAAAGACAAAGAGGAGACTCTGAAGATAAAGTTTTAA